A genomic segment from Clostridia bacterium encodes:
- a CDS encoding cysteine hydrolase family protein — MNRALVVIDVQNEYFIGKLPVTYPANSLAKILRVMDAASTAGIPIVLVQHNAPQPDSATFRKGTPEWELHPDVAARPHDALIHKSLPGSFTGTELEGFLRERNIDTVVIAGYMTQMCCDTTSREAVHLGFNVEFLSDATGTLAFSNSAGSVTAEELHRAILVTQQLRFADVLPSADWVARTSKAVST, encoded by the coding sequence ATGAACCGCGCTCTTGTGGTAATCGACGTCCAGAACGAGTACTTCATTGGCAAGCTACCCGTCACCTATCCTGCCAACTCGCTTGCGAAAATCCTGCGAGTGATGGATGCCGCCAGTACCGCGGGCATACCGATCGTGCTCGTTCAGCACAATGCACCGCAGCCCGATTCCGCTACGTTCCGGAAGGGAACTCCAGAATGGGAGCTTCACCCGGACGTCGCCGCGAGACCTCATGACGCGCTTATTCACAAGAGCCTGCCCGGCAGCTTCACGGGCACGGAACTCGAGGGTTTTCTCCGCGAGCGCAACATTGATACGGTTGTCATTGCTGGCTACATGACGCAGATGTGTTGCGATACGACGTCGCGAGAAGCCGTACACCTCGGCTTCAACGTCGAGTTTCTTTCCGACGCCACCGGAACGCTAGCGTTCAGCAACAGTGCAGGGTCAGTCACCGCCGAAGAACTCCACCGCGCCATTCTGGTCACGCAGCAACTCCGCTTTGCCGACGTGCTTCCGAGTGCTGACTGGGTGGCGCGCACATCGAAAGCAGTTTCCACCTAA
- a CDS encoding electron transfer flavoprotein-ubiquinone oxidoreductase — protein sequence MIVFRKPIPGVEHPQMEADVVIVGGGPAGMACALRLSQLIEEHNAKNPDAQLSKENIYVLEKAREIGQHSLSGALLDPRSMRELLPGFEKEAPLDAPVTREAVYYLTRKSKFKAPITPPPLRDHGNYVISLNRFVKWLGGKVEETGITIFTGFAGSELLIEDNKVVGVRTDDKGVDKQNQPKSNFEPGYDLKAKVLILAEGPRGSLTKQLVGRFQLDEERNPQTYGVGVKELWEVPSGRIAPGEVIYTMGYPLTTKEYGGAWIYGGKDNIVSLGYVTGLDYPDPRTDPHHVLQAYKQHPFIRRLLEGGKMIRYGAKALPYGGWWSMPPLAGDGWMIIGDSAAFLNSQRLKGIHLAIKSGMLAAETAFEALQAENFSAAQLMKFKERVDNSWIKEELYKVRNFHQGFEQGLLSGMLHAGLQQITGGAGMRERYPAHAGHQRMKYVWDAWGSAAEREQFLGWAKGDGKLTFDKLTDLYHSGTKHEEDQPAHLVIHDTNVCSTRCTKEFGNPCQFFCPANVYEMMDSGDVPGGKEIHLNPSNCVHCKTCDIMDPYQIITWVPPEGGGGPNYDGM from the coding sequence ATGATCGTTTTTCGCAAACCGATTCCCGGCGTCGAGCACCCGCAGATGGAAGCCGATGTCGTCATCGTTGGCGGCGGACCGGCAGGCATGGCCTGTGCCCTGCGCCTCTCTCAACTCATCGAAGAGCACAACGCCAAGAACCCCGACGCGCAGCTCTCGAAGGAAAACATTTATGTACTCGAGAAGGCTCGTGAAATCGGTCAGCACTCGCTTTCCGGAGCGCTGCTCGACCCGCGTTCGATGCGTGAGCTGTTGCCCGGCTTCGAGAAAGAAGCGCCGCTCGACGCGCCCGTCACGCGCGAAGCCGTTTATTACCTGACGCGCAAATCGAAGTTCAAGGCGCCCATCACGCCGCCGCCGTTGCGCGATCACGGCAACTACGTCATCTCGCTAAATCGGTTCGTCAAGTGGCTTGGCGGAAAAGTCGAAGAGACCGGCATCACCATTTTCACGGGATTCGCCGGCAGCGAACTTTTGATCGAAGACAACAAGGTTGTCGGCGTTCGCACGGACGACAAAGGTGTCGATAAGCAGAATCAGCCCAAGTCGAACTTCGAGCCCGGTTACGATCTCAAGGCCAAGGTCCTCATCCTCGCCGAAGGCCCGCGCGGCTCGCTGACGAAGCAACTCGTCGGACGCTTCCAGCTTGACGAAGAGCGCAACCCGCAGACCTATGGCGTCGGCGTAAAAGAGCTATGGGAGGTTCCGAGTGGACGCATCGCTCCCGGCGAAGTCATCTACACGATGGGTTATCCGCTGACCACAAAGGAATATGGCGGCGCGTGGATTTACGGTGGCAAAGACAACATCGTCTCCCTCGGTTATGTCACGGGACTCGACTACCCTGACCCGCGGACCGATCCGCATCACGTACTACAGGCTTATAAGCAACATCCGTTCATTCGTCGCCTGCTCGAAGGCGGCAAGATGATCCGCTACGGCGCGAAGGCGTTGCCGTATGGCGGTTGGTGGTCGATGCCTCCGCTCGCCGGCGACGGATGGATGATCATCGGCGATTCTGCTGCTTTCCTGAATTCGCAGCGCCTCAAGGGCATCCATCTTGCGATCAAGAGCGGCATGCTTGCAGCCGAAACTGCATTCGAAGCGTTGCAGGCGGAAAACTTCTCCGCCGCGCAGCTCATGAAATTCAAGGAGCGCGTCGATAACAGTTGGATCAAAGAGGAACTTTACAAGGTCCGGAATTTTCACCAGGGCTTCGAGCAGGGCTTGCTATCCGGGATGCTCCACGCCGGGCTACAGCAGATCACGGGCGGAGCCGGTATGCGTGAACGCTATCCGGCGCATGCCGGACATCAACGCATGAAGTACGTTTGGGACGCCTGGGGTTCTGCCGCCGAGCGGGAGCAGTTCCTCGGCTGGGCGAAGGGTGATGGCAAGCTGACGTTTGACAAGCTCACGGACCTCTACCACTCCGGTACCAAGCACGAAGAGGATCAGCCGGCGCACCTGGTCATTCACGACACGAATGTCTGCTCCACGCGCTGCACAAAAGAATTCGGCAACCCTTGCCAGTTCTTCTGCCCGGCCAATGTTTACGAGATGATGGATTCGGGCGACGTCCCCGGCGGCAAAGAAATCCATCTCAATCCGTCGAACTGCGTGCATTGCAAAACGTGCGACATCATGGACCCGTACCAGATCATCACCTGGGTGCCGCCTGAGGGCGGCGGCGGACCCAACTACGACGGAATGTAA
- a CDS encoding alpha/beta hydrolase has protein sequence MRVVLTNDTDHPHDSRDRWASFERASYFARCWGAELIDVGEACHINAGAGCEPWPQGLEILCGLRDAGYAVTG, from the coding sequence GTGCGTGTAGTACTTACAAATGACACCGACCATCCTCACGATTCCCGAGATCGATGGGCCAGCTTCGAACGCGCATCTTACTTTGCAAGATGCTGGGGTGCTGAACTGATCGATGTCGGCGAAGCCTGCCACATCAACGCCGGTGCTGGCTGTGAACCGTGGCCGCAAGGGCTAGAGATCCTGTGCGGATTGAGAGACGCTGGGTACGCTGTGACTGGTTAA
- a CDS encoding electron transfer flavoprotein subunit alpha/FixB family protein, translating to MAETILVVVEQREGKLNRVSLETLTAAQAIAADTGWTLEAAVVGSGVGDIAKEIAPCKVAKVYEVESPKLTRYTPDAFVAVLKQFVEQRQPRLVLMPHTYQVRDFAPKLATALNSTLISDCIGYRKDGEKLIFMRLMFQGKFAADVSFTGPGPWFATFQAGAFRGDQVQDGPSPASVETVNLDVADDAIRNKPEDVFKEAKQAVDLSQAEVIVSVGRGIKEQKNIEMAKQLAEALGGEIAASRPICDSGWLPMDRQIGSSGQTVAPKLYLALGISGAIQHIVGMKGSRTIIAINKDSEAPIFEISDFAVVGNIFDIVPPLIEEVKKTKGA from the coding sequence ATGGCTGAAACTATCCTTGTCGTCGTCGAGCAGCGTGAGGGAAAGCTTAACCGCGTCTCGTTAGAGACTTTGACAGCCGCGCAGGCCATCGCCGCCGATACCGGCTGGACCCTGGAAGCCGCAGTCGTCGGCTCCGGCGTTGGCGACATCGCGAAAGAGATTGCGCCATGCAAGGTCGCCAAGGTTTACGAGGTCGAGTCGCCGAAGCTGACGCGCTACACGCCGGACGCTTTTGTCGCCGTACTCAAGCAGTTCGTCGAACAGCGCCAGCCGCGACTCGTCTTGATGCCGCACACGTACCAGGTGCGCGACTTCGCACCGAAGCTCGCGACGGCGCTCAACAGCACGCTCATCAGCGACTGTATCGGATACAGGAAGGACGGCGAAAAGCTGATCTTCATGCGCCTGATGTTCCAGGGCAAATTCGCAGCCGACGTAAGCTTCACTGGCCCCGGCCCTTGGTTCGCCACCTTCCAGGCGGGGGCCTTCCGTGGCGATCAGGTGCAGGACGGACCTTCGCCCGCGAGCGTTGAAACCGTCAATCTCGACGTCGCCGACGACGCCATTCGCAACAAGCCCGAAGACGTGTTTAAGGAAGCCAAGCAGGCCGTCGATCTTTCGCAAGCCGAGGTGATTGTCTCTGTCGGGCGCGGGATCAAGGAACAGAAGAACATCGAGATGGCGAAGCAGCTTGCGGAAGCACTCGGCGGCGAAATCGCGGCTTCACGCCCAATCTGCGACTCCGGCTGGCTTCCGATGGATCGTCAGATAGGTTCGTCCGGCCAGACGGTCGCGCCCAAACTTTACCTCGCACTCGGAATCAGCGGCGCCATCCAGCACATCGTGGGCATGAAGGGCTCGCGCACGATCATCGCCATCAACAAGGACAGCGAGGCGCCTATCTTCGAGATCAGCGACTTCGCCGTTGTGGGCAACATCTTCGACATCGTGCCGCCGCTTATCGAAGAAGTGAAGAAGACCAAGGGTGCGTAG
- a CDS encoding electron transfer flavoprotein subunit beta/FixA family protein, with amino-acid sequence MKILVCMKQVPQKDAPLKLNESGTWIREDVSYEVNEPDAYALEEALRQKEKHGGEVVVITAGPARAQQVLREALAKGADRAIHLEDNAFVTMDPVNIAKAIVGAVKDEQFDLIFTGLQSDDIGAAQTGVLLAELLNWPHATIIMQIEKQDGGIKVKRELEGGFFQFVNMPLPAVLTIQSGINKLRYATLIGIKQAKNKPLRKVTLDEVKASIGDNLQKIERLYIPQKTKKTEMIEGSPAEVAKKLVDKLRNEVRVL; translated from the coding sequence GTGAAGATCCTGGTTTGCATGAAGCAGGTTCCGCAGAAGGACGCGCCGCTCAAGTTGAATGAGTCCGGCACGTGGATTCGCGAGGACGTTTCCTACGAAGTGAACGAGCCTGACGCATACGCCCTGGAAGAGGCGCTGCGCCAGAAAGAGAAGCATGGCGGCGAGGTTGTGGTAATAACCGCTGGCCCAGCGCGTGCTCAGCAGGTGCTGCGCGAGGCCCTCGCGAAGGGTGCCGATCGCGCCATTCATCTTGAAGACAACGCCTTTGTCACCATGGACCCCGTCAACATCGCAAAAGCGATCGTCGGCGCGGTGAAGGACGAGCAGTTCGATCTTATCTTCACCGGCCTTCAGTCCGATGACATCGGCGCGGCACAGACCGGCGTTCTTCTTGCTGAGTTACTGAACTGGCCGCACGCGACCATCATCATGCAGATCGAAAAGCAGGATGGCGGCATCAAGGTGAAGCGAGAACTTGAGGGCGGATTTTTCCAGTTTGTCAACATGCCGTTGCCTGCCGTCCTGACGATCCAGTCCGGCATTAATAAACTTCGGTACGCGACGCTGATCGGCATAAAGCAGGCCAAGAACAAGCCGCTGCGCAAGGTGACGCTCGACGAAGTGAAGGCGTCCATCGGCGATAACCTGCAGAAGATCGAACGCCTGTACATTCCGCAGAAAACGAAGAAGACGGAGATGATTGAAGGTTCGCCCGCGGAAGTAGCAAAAAAACTCGTCGACAAGCTGCGTAACGAAGTGCGGGTTCTCTGA
- a CDS encoding sigma 54-interacting transcriptional regulator, with protein MAYDYFTRMAGNDVTIAPAQETICAAVQRLVRVHRGAGRRWYPFAMPQPGPEKNAIALQRYRALLDVADSIALHRDLKGLLHDLAERLASIVNFDWIDVILYDQQRDVVRSYLLEGAQLKAASPTMEVPACQSISKLVIDSQRSMVVDDIDQVDGFPKLMTALRGEGVKSICVLPLTTAQGRLGALGFGSKQVAAYRQEDADFLQRVATHVALAVCNTLNYERLQEAQVQLARDRDRIRMLLEINNAVVRNLEFRELFVALSKSHRDVEPHHDYASVALYDERTEQLRIFAIDFLKGKGLIEHDMTFPLEGAAEGWVFHSRRPLRMSPIDVARFPSDIMRRLVAEGIQSACFLPLIAKDKVLGILTVACFRSNTFSDEDVEYLRQIANQVAIGVENALAFREIAVLKDKLAEEKLYLEDEIRTEFNFDEIVGESAALKRILKQVETVAPTDATVLVLGETGTGKELIARAIHRLSMRSERTFVKLNCAAIPTGLLESELFGHERGAFTGAIAQKIGRLELAHGGTLFLDEVGDIPLELQPKLLRALQEREFERLGATRTIRVDARLVAATNRDLAAMVKQGTFRSDLYYRLNVFPMQAPPLRERPEDIPALVRYFVQKYSRRMNRRIESIPSEAMRALAACPWPGNIRELENYIERAVILTKGPSLHVPLAELKTEAAGKETASPVTLEDAERAHIVNVLRESRGVIAGPNGAAERLGLKRTTLQSKMQKLGISRLKY; from the coding sequence ATGGCCTACGATTATTTCACACGGATGGCCGGAAACGATGTGACTATCGCTCCCGCTCAGGAGACAATCTGCGCCGCAGTCCAGCGTCTGGTTCGTGTTCATCGCGGGGCTGGACGGCGCTGGTATCCTTTTGCCATGCCACAACCCGGCCCGGAAAAGAATGCGATAGCGTTGCAGAGGTACCGCGCGTTACTGGACGTGGCGGACTCCATCGCCTTGCATCGCGATTTGAAGGGCCTGCTGCACGACCTTGCCGAACGACTCGCCTCAATTGTCAACTTCGATTGGATCGACGTCATCCTGTATGACCAGCAACGTGACGTTGTGCGGTCGTATTTGCTCGAGGGCGCGCAGTTGAAGGCGGCATCGCCAACCATGGAAGTGCCTGCCTGCCAGAGCATAAGCAAGCTGGTAATCGACTCCCAGCGCTCGATGGTGGTGGACGATATCGACCAGGTGGATGGCTTTCCGAAGTTGATGACCGCACTGCGGGGCGAAGGCGTGAAATCGATTTGTGTGTTGCCGCTCACAACGGCGCAGGGAAGGTTGGGCGCGCTTGGGTTTGGCTCGAAGCAGGTGGCGGCCTATCGGCAGGAGGATGCCGATTTCCTTCAGCGAGTAGCAACACATGTGGCGCTAGCCGTTTGCAACACCTTGAATTACGAACGCCTGCAGGAAGCGCAAGTGCAGTTAGCGCGCGATCGCGACCGCATACGCATGTTGCTGGAAATCAACAATGCAGTCGTTCGCAACCTGGAATTCCGTGAGCTCTTCGTTGCGTTGTCCAAGAGCCATCGAGACGTGGAACCGCACCACGATTACGCCAGCGTCGCCCTGTACGACGAGAGAACCGAACAGCTACGAATCTTCGCCATCGATTTCCTCAAGGGCAAGGGATTGATCGAGCATGATATGACTTTCCCGCTGGAGGGCGCGGCCGAGGGATGGGTCTTTCACTCTCGGCGACCTCTGCGCATGAGCCCTATCGATGTCGCGCGGTTCCCTTCCGACATCATGCGCAGGCTTGTCGCAGAGGGAATCCAGTCAGCGTGCTTCCTGCCATTGATTGCGAAAGACAAAGTGCTAGGCATCCTCACCGTCGCGTGTTTTCGTAGTAACACCTTCAGCGATGAAGACGTCGAATACCTGCGGCAGATTGCAAACCAGGTGGCTATAGGCGTGGAGAACGCGCTGGCGTTCCGCGAAATCGCTGTACTCAAGGACAAGCTCGCGGAAGAGAAGCTTTACCTCGAAGACGAAATCCGCACCGAGTTCAACTTCGACGAAATTGTCGGCGAGAGCGCCGCGCTGAAGCGCATTTTGAAGCAAGTTGAAACCGTTGCACCCACCGATGCGACCGTGCTGGTGCTGGGTGAAACCGGCACCGGGAAAGAACTGATTGCGCGCGCTATTCACCGGCTGAGCATGAGGTCGGAGCGCACGTTTGTGAAGCTGAACTGCGCCGCCATCCCGACCGGCCTGCTGGAAAGCGAGCTGTTCGGTCACGAGCGCGGCGCCTTCACCGGGGCCATTGCGCAGAAGATAGGCCGCCTGGAACTGGCACACGGCGGAACTCTGTTCCTGGACGAAGTCGGCGATATCCCGCTGGAACTGCAACCGAAACTTCTGCGCGCATTGCAGGAGAGAGAATTTGAAAGACTTGGCGCAACGCGGACGATCCGCGTAGACGCCCGGCTCGTAGCCGCGACAAACCGCGACCTGGCCGCGATGGTGAAGCAAGGTACTTTCCGCAGCGATCTTTACTATCGGCTGAATGTTTTCCCCATGCAGGCGCCGCCCCTGCGTGAACGCCCGGAGGATATTCCGGCATTGGTGCGCTACTTCGTCCAGAAGTATTCACGCCGCATGAATCGTAGGATCGAATCCATTCCCTCCGAGGCGATGCGCGCGTTGGCTGCATGTCCGTGGCCGGGAAACATACGCGAGCTGGAAAACTACATTGAGCGCGCCGTGATCCTGACGAAAGGCCCCTCGCTGCATGTTCCTCTTGCGGAACTGAAGACCGAGGCCGCAGGCAAAGAGACCGCCTCGCCCGTCACCCTGGAAGACGCAGAGCGCGCGCACATCGTGAACGTACTGCGTGAGTCGCGAGGGGTGATCGCCGGCCCGAACGGCGCTGCGGAAAGACTAGGGCTGAAGCGCACGACACTGCAATCCAAAATGCAGAAGCTCGGAATCTCCCGCTTGAAGTATTAA
- a CDS encoding endonuclease/exonuclease/phosphatase family protein, with the protein MMPNGMIRIVTYNIHKCRGLDQRVVPSRVADAIRQTGADIVAMQEVVRVHDCVAEHDQLAFIAGQLGMKDFCFGENRKILTGVYGNATASRLKIVHSQNYDLSHSIRERRGCLRTDVRLPNGRLLHLLNVHLGTGFMERRAQARLMLSPEVLLAPDMQGPRIILGDFNEWTRGLATKMLGANFASAELTPRQWRVRSYPGFAPVLHLDHVYYDGQLKLKRFYMHRSRTALIASDHLPLIAEFEM; encoded by the coding sequence ATGATGCCCAACGGCATGATCCGCATTGTCACCTACAACATTCACAAGTGCCGCGGCCTGGATCAGCGCGTCGTCCCGTCGCGCGTTGCCGATGCAATCCGCCAGACCGGAGCTGACATCGTCGCCATGCAGGAAGTCGTGCGCGTGCACGACTGCGTGGCGGAGCATGACCAACTCGCATTCATCGCGGGGCAGCTCGGCATGAAAGATTTCTGCTTCGGCGAGAACAGGAAAATCCTCACAGGCGTGTACGGGAATGCGACGGCCAGCAGGCTAAAGATTGTTCATTCGCAGAACTACGACCTGTCACACTCCATACGGGAGCGGCGCGGCTGCCTGCGCACGGATGTGCGACTGCCGAACGGACGCCTGCTTCACCTCCTCAACGTACACCTGGGAACGGGATTCATGGAGCGGCGCGCACAGGCGCGTTTGATGCTAAGCCCGGAGGTTCTGCTGGCACCCGATATGCAAGGGCCGCGAATCATATTAGGCGACTTCAACGAGTGGACGCGCGGGTTGGCGACCAAGATGCTCGGCGCGAACTTCGCCAGCGCAGAGCTTACGCCACGGCAATGGCGCGTACGCAGCTATCCTGGCTTCGCTCCAGTGCTGCATCTCGATCATGTCTACTACGACGGCCAGCTTAAGCTTAAGCGCTTCTACATGCATCGCTCGCGCACGGCGCTGATCGCGAGCGACCATCTCCCGCTCATAGCGGAATTTGAGATGTAG
- the buk gene encoding butyrate kinase: MERKAPSHIAVSSVVASNVVVINPGSTSTKFALYAGDQPVFTQTLRHSDEEMACFKGRAILEQSDFRRRLIEAELEQRGFKLSQIDAVAGRGGLLKPLASGTYRVNDVMLEELRRAERGEHASNLGAVIAKGIADDAGVDAYVVDPVSVDEWPEKARLSGSAQLERQCLSHALNTKAVAKRYARERGVAYSALRLVVAHVGSGISVSAHEDGRMIDVTNSREEGAFSTERAGTVPAMKLVELCFSGKHTYKQIEAMLFREGGFYSYLGTKDLVEVERRISAGGEHAELVFDAMVYQIAKEIGAMSAALRGRLDAILLTGGMAHSEKLVAALKAHVEWIAPVLVYPGEDELQALAEGVLRVLRGEEAGHEYGSQVAAIVTL, translated from the coding sequence ATGGAGCGTAAAGCGCCGTCGCACATTGCCGTGTCAAGCGTTGTCGCGTCGAACGTTGTCGTCATCAATCCCGGCTCCACATCCACCAAGTTCGCACTTTACGCGGGCGATCAGCCGGTCTTCACGCAGACGCTGCGGCACAGTGATGAAGAAATGGCGTGTTTCAAGGGTCGCGCAATTCTGGAGCAAAGCGACTTCCGCCGGCGTCTGATCGAGGCCGAACTTGAACAGCGCGGATTCAAGCTGTCGCAGATCGACGCCGTCGCCGGACGCGGCGGCTTGCTGAAGCCGCTCGCCAGCGGAACCTATCGCGTGAATGATGTGATGCTCGAGGAGTTGCGCCGCGCCGAACGCGGCGAGCACGCATCCAACCTCGGCGCGGTCATCGCGAAGGGTATTGCCGATGATGCCGGAGTCGATGCGTACGTCGTGGATCCCGTCAGCGTGGATGAGTGGCCGGAGAAGGCGCGCCTTTCGGGCTCGGCGCAACTCGAGCGCCAATGCCTCTCTCATGCGCTGAATACCAAGGCCGTGGCAAAGCGCTACGCACGCGAGCGTGGCGTCGCCTACTCCGCCCTGCGCTTGGTCGTTGCGCACGTTGGCAGCGGCATCTCCGTCTCTGCGCATGAAGATGGCCGGATGATCGACGTCACCAACTCGCGAGAAGAAGGCGCATTCTCCACCGAGCGTGCCGGAACCGTACCGGCCATGAAGCTGGTCGAGCTGTGTTTCTCAGGCAAACACACGTACAAGCAGATCGAGGCCATGCTCTTCCGCGAAGGCGGATTCTACTCGTACCTGGGCACCAAGGACTTGGTCGAGGTCGAACGCCGCATCAGCGCTGGGGGCGAGCACGCCGAGCTGGTCTTCGATGCCATGGTGTACCAGATCGCAAAAGAGATTGGCGCTATGTCAGCGGCTTTGCGCGGACGCCTCGACGCCATCCTGCTCACCGGCGGCATGGCGCATTCTGAAAAGCTTGTTGCCGCACTCAAGGCGCACGTTGAATGGATCGCGCCCGTACTTGTGTATCCGGGCGAAGACGAGTTGCAGGCGCTGGCAGAAGGTGTGTTGCGCGTCCTGCGCGGCGAGGAAGCGGGGCACGAGTACGGATCGCAAGTTGCAGCGATAGTGACCCTCTGA
- a CDS encoding phosphate acyltransferase, whose translation MPTPAIECSGTAIANFQQLRIRAQAAGPKRVGVVVADDEVALLAAASAADQGIAVAVLFGDESRIRAKLVQVGTPQLLDKAQFIHAPEPALAANAASQMARDGKVDILLKGHLRTDELLRAALDKQNGLRTGRLLSDVLLYEDTLSGETRLVGMSDGGMNVAPTLEQKKQIVLNAVTVMHALGIARPKIAIMSATEVVTDSVPSTIDAKLLSELGTSGEFGEADVYGPLALDNALLESAAKAKGITNPVAGHADCMIVSNIEAGNLLGKAVKYLGRSQCAHVIVGARVPILIPSRVESVDDKLNSVALGVLAHGA comes from the coding sequence ATGCCTACTCCCGCCATCGAGTGCTCCGGCACCGCCATCGCCAATTTCCAGCAGTTACGCATACGCGCACAGGCCGCGGGCCCCAAGCGAGTAGGTGTCGTCGTGGCCGATGACGAAGTCGCGCTGCTTGCAGCCGCAAGCGCCGCGGACCAGGGCATCGCCGTAGCGGTTTTGTTCGGAGACGAGTCACGCATACGGGCCAAACTCGTGCAGGTGGGCACGCCTCAGTTGCTCGACAAAGCTCAGTTCATCCATGCACCTGAGCCAGCTCTTGCCGCGAACGCCGCCTCGCAGATGGCGCGTGATGGCAAGGTGGACATTCTGCTCAAAGGACACTTGCGCACGGACGAACTTCTGCGGGCAGCGCTCGATAAGCAGAACGGACTTCGCACTGGCCGCCTGCTCAGCGACGTGCTGCTCTACGAAGACACGCTTTCTGGAGAGACGCGCCTTGTGGGCATGAGCGATGGAGGCATGAACGTCGCGCCAACGCTCGAACAAAAGAAGCAGATCGTCCTGAACGCTGTCACGGTGATGCACGCCCTTGGGATTGCGCGGCCGAAGATTGCAATCATGAGCGCCACCGAGGTTGTCACGGACTCTGTGCCTTCCACCATTGACGCCAAACTGCTCAGCGAGCTGGGCACCAGCGGCGAATTCGGCGAGGCGGACGTGTATGGACCGCTCGCGCTGGACAATGCATTGCTCGAATCGGCGGCGAAAGCCAAAGGTATTACCAACCCCGTCGCGGGCCACGCCGATTGCATGATCGTGTCCAACATCGAAGCCGGCAACCTGCTAGGCAAAGCCGTTAAATATCTCGGGAGATCGCAATGTGCGCACGTCATTGTTGGCGCGCGCGTCCCGATCCTCATTCCTTCGCGGGTAGAGAGCGTGGACGATAAGTTGAACTCGGTCGCATTGGGGGTACTGGCTCATGGAGCGTAA